One window of Corvus moneduloides isolate bCorMon1 chromosome 13, bCorMon1.pri, whole genome shotgun sequence genomic DNA carries:
- the FSD2 gene encoding fibronectin type III and SPRY domain-containing protein 2 gives MSSRSGSTRDYETSGQSYDHSASPPVPESSDPETEGLIFYHMDLYGSKERFDIFPEELSGRGDRSLGDTRREFALSSEKVQRPPEAGYDLEKEVAELAKMYGLDENREKELELLEGHLEKVESRWPPARTEKAGSQGSTYNSSKSRSSVKDPSQSTKQQGLPDEASQGENQSKARADDEAEINIWSRGGLSSGGMSDEWNSQVVSEEEEEEEEEEAADVFCSTCKIPIRAFDKLFGEHKDHEVAQLPNAVESEKEEIHKNMCKLEEQIAQMENVASHLEEIFITVEENFGRQEKNFEVHYNDAVQVLAQKYEEQLDALGEEKRQKLEALYEQLVNCGKHLDTCKELTDETQELFLENDKAEFMKAAVTMVDRLEEFLKKEVDLELSTLPEFEERVIDVSEVEQLMNSINAIPAPCAPVINPQAPNAATGTSLRVCWGLFSDDTVECYQLCYKPVSNEMHSDEQAEHTLKVKETYCTITDLVPNTQYEFWVSALNASGISPPSERAVYVTAPSPPTIKSKKIRSCENAALVCWESRDINPVDSYMVELSKLTDEENDDTITESIVGIPNCEVLIHLQPAQKYHICVRAQNLGGSSERSEPVLIHTTGTCFYLNEDTAHPLLAILDDGFTISCDELENPECDLPVYDNSFTRCIAILGSLIPFPGKHYWEVEVEEDTEYRTGVAFENTPRHGHLGANNSSWCMRHIITPSRHKYEFLHSGMTPDIRITIPPRRIGILLDYENCRLSFFNADIAQHLHTFNSRFQHYVHPCFALETPGILRIHTGITTPPWTALP, from the exons ATGTCATCCAGATCTGGCAGCACGAGAGACTATGAGACCAGTGGCCAGTCATACGATCATTCAGCTTCCCCACCAGTCCCAGAGTCTAGTGACCCTGAGACTGAAGGTTTGATATTTTATCACATGGATCTTTATGGATCAAAGGAGAGGTTTGATATCTTTCCTGAAGAGCTCTCTGGTCGAGGAGACAGATCTCTGGGGGATACGAGAAGGGAATTTGCATTGAGTAGTGAAAAAGTTCAGCGCCCGCCAGAAGCTGGCTATGACTTGGAAAAGGAGGTTGCAGAGTTGGCTAAGATGTATGGACTTGATGAGAATAGAGAAAAAGAGCTTGAGCTTCTTGAAGGACATCTGGAGAAGGTGGAGAGCAGATGGCCACCTGCTCgcacagaaaaagcaggatCACAAGGCTCCACATATAACTCATCAAAAAGCAGGTCTTCAGTGAAAGATCCAAGTCAAAGCACAAAGCAACAAGGACTTCCTGATGAGGCTTCTCAAGGTGAAAATCAGAGCAAAGCCAGAGCAGATGATGAGGCTGAGATCAACATATGGTCCAGAGGGGGGCTAAGCAGTGGTGGCATGTCAGATGAGTGGAACAGTCAGGTTGtcagtgaggaggaggaggaggaggaagaggaagaagcagcagatgtTTTTTGTTCTACCTGCAAGATACCAATCCGAGCTTTTGACAAACTATTTGGTGAGCACAAGGATCACGAGGTTGCTCAGCTCCCCAATGCCGTGGAAAGTGAAAAG GAGGAGATCCATAAAAACATGTGCAAGTTGGAAGAACAGATTGCTCAGATGGAAAATGTTGCCAGCCATTTGGAGGAAATCTTCATCACTGTAGAG GAAAACTTTGGGAGGCAGGAGAAGAACTTTGAGGTGCATTACAACGATGCAGTGCAAGTGCTTGCTCAGAAGTATGAAGAACAGCTGGATGCactgggagaagagaagaggcagaagCTGGAAGCTCTGTATGAGCAGCTGGTCAATTGTGGGAAACATCTTGACACCTGCAAGGAGCTGACAGATGAAACCCAGgagcttttcctggaaaatgaCAAAGCTGAATTTATGAAG gCAGCAGTAACCATGGTTGACAG GCTGGAAGAATTCTTAAAGAAAGAAGTGGATTTAGAGCTTTCAACACTGCCAGAGTTTGAAGAGCGGGTCATAGACGTCTCTGAAGTTGAACAACTAATGAACTCCATTAATGCTATTCCAG ctccttgtgCCCCTGTGATCAATCCACAGGCTCCCAATGCAGCAACTGGCACCTCACTGAGAGTTTGCTGGGGCCTCTTCTCAGATGACACTGTGGAGTGCTACCAGCTGTGCTACAAACCAGTGAGCAATGAGATGCACAGTGATGAGCAAGCAG AGCATACACTGAAAGTCAAAGAAACATACTGTACCATCACTGATCTGGTGCCAAATACACAGTATGAATTTTGGGTCAGTGCTTTAAATGCCTCTGGTATCAGTCCACCAAGTGAAAGAGCAGTTTATGTAacag CTCCTTCACCACCTACCATAAAGAGTAAAAAGATCCGAAGCTGTGAAAATGCAGCACTGGTGTGCTGGGAATCCAGAGACATTAACCCTGTTGATTCCTACATGGTTGAATTGTCCAAGCtgacagatgaagaaaatgatgATACTATCACTGA atCTATTGTTGGAATCCCTAACTGTGAAGTCCTAATTCACCTCCAGCCAGCTCAAAAGTATCACATCTGTGTCAGAGCCCAAAACCTGGGTGGCTCCAGTGAAAGAAGTGAACCTGTCCTGATACACACCACAG GCACCTGCTTCTACCTCAATGAGGACACAGCCCATCCTTTACTGGCAATTCTAGATGATGGATTTACCATTTCATGTGATGAACTGGAAAACCCAGAGTGTGATCTGCCTGTCTATGATAACAGCTTTACAAG ATGTATTGCGATCCTGGGCAGTCTGATCCCGTTTCCAGGCAAGCATTACTGGGAGGTGGAAGTTGAGGAAGATACAGAGTACAGAACTGGTGTGGCTTTTGAGAACACTCCGAGACATGGTCACCTGGGGGCAAACAACTCATCCTGGTGCATGAGGCACATCATCACACCCTCAAG GCACAAGTATGAATTCCTGCACAGTGGGATGACACCTGACATCAGAATTACTATTCCTCCCAGAAGGATTGGCATCCTGCTGGACTACGAGAACTGCAGACTGTCATTTTTCAACGCAGATATTGCCCAGCACCTTCACACATTCAACTCACGCTTCCAGCATTACGTACACCCCTGCTTTGCACTGGAAACACCTGGTATCTTAAGGATACATACTGGAATTACAACACCCCCATGGACTGCCCTCCCATAA